The Treponema succinifaciens DSM 2489 region TGAAAGCCAGTTTTATGCTGAATACATTTATAATGCGTTTGCCCTGCCGTATTGACCTGTAGACTGAAAACTTATTATCTTATCCGCTATGGAAAAAAGTGAACTTTCTATTATTTTTGGAGCGGGACTGGTTCTTACTGCCGCAATCTGGGGATTTGCTTTTGTTGTTGTAAAAGACAGCTTGGATTTTGTTGGACCTACCTGGATGGTTGCAATCCGGTTTACAATTGCCGCTGTCTGCTTTGGCTTGTTTTTCATAAAACGTTTTCAGCATTTAAATAAAGACATTTTTTTTCACGGATGCTTTTTGGGAGTTCTTCTGTTTTTGGGTTACCTTACTCAGACGATTGGCTGCAATTTTACAACTGCCGGAAAAAACGCTTTCCTTACAACTTTCTATGTAATTCTTGTTCCGCTTATCGGCTGGCCTGTGTTTAAGAAAAAGCCGGGCTGGTATGTCTGGGTTGCGGCGGCTGTGGCTCTTACAGGAATAGGCTTGCTTGCCCTTGACGGAGATGGCGCCTGGTACATTATGAACCGCGGAGATGTTCTTACTTTAATCTGTGGAATTTTCTTTGCGCTTCACATAATTGCAGGCTCGTTTTTTGTAAAGAAAGAAGATGTGATTCTGCTTACATTTTTTCAGTTTGCGGCGAGCGGTGTTCTGGGCTTTTTAACAGCGCCTTTTTTAGACGGCAACTTTGACGTTTCACTTATAAAAAATTCAACCGTTGTTGTTTCCATGCTTTACCTTGGAATTTTCAGTTCGATGGTTTGCTTCGTGCTTCAGAATGTCGGATTGAAATATGTTCCTTCCGCACTGGCATCTCTTTTCCTTTCGTTGGAAAGCGTTTTTGGAGTTCTTTGCAGCTGTATTTTTCTTGGTGAACGCCTTACGTTAAAAATGTTCGTCGGCTGCGCCTTGATTTTCTGCGCGATAGTTTTAGCGGAAGTGATTCCAAATTTGAAGCAAGACAAGAAATAGTTTTTAATGACATGAAGTTATTTTATGTCATTATGACATTTTTTACAAATATGTCTTGATTAAGTCTCTTATCCGTGCTAGTCTTTTCTCCAGCTAAACTTTATGTTTATTGGAGTAATTATTATGAAAAAAATTGCTTTGCTGGCTTTTGCTGCTGGTCTTGGCTTTGCTTTTGCAGGCGGTGTGGATAACAAGACAAATTTAAATCAGGGCTATATGAGAAATCCTAGCCGCAATACAGAAACTTTGCGTCCGGAAGCTGTTTTCTACAATATCGGCGGAACAGCATTTATGAATGACGGGCTTTACTTTGAGCTTGGAAACCAGTTTGTTTTAAAGAATTACGCTGACAAACTTGACGGACAGAAATTTGAAGACGATGAAAACGTTTACTTTTATCCAAATGCTGAGGTTGTCTACAAGAAAGACAATTGGGCGGCGTTCTTTGGCTTTGGCGTTTTTGGCGGCGGCGGAACTCTTGACTACAGCGACGGAACCGGACTTACTTCATT contains the following coding sequences:
- a CDS encoding DMT family transporter; amino-acid sequence: MEKSELSIIFGAGLVLTAAIWGFAFVVVKDSLDFVGPTWMVAIRFTIAAVCFGLFFIKRFQHLNKDIFFHGCFLGVLLFLGYLTQTIGCNFTTAGKNAFLTTFYVILVPLIGWPVFKKKPGWYVWVAAAVALTGIGLLALDGDGAWYIMNRGDVLTLICGIFFALHIIAGSFFVKKEDVILLTFFQFAASGVLGFLTAPFLDGNFDVSLIKNSTVVVSMLYLGIFSSMVCFVLQNVGLKYVPSALASLFLSLESVFGVLCSCIFLGERLTLKMFVGCALIFCAIVLAEVIPNLKQDKK